TTCATTGTTAGCTGCGTGTGCTTTTAATTGGATCATCCAATATATAAAAGCAACAAAACCAATAGTGATAAATATCCAAGACATAAAGTTTGCTGCCCACCAACTTTCTAATTCTAAGGCTCTTAATGCATCGTAAGGAGCAAATAATACGTCAACAAAAAGGCTTTGTATAGCTTCAAAAAAATCTTTCATAATTATATAATAGTATATTTATAATACAAAAATACAAAAAGAGTTAATGATTACAACTATTTTTAGCAAATCCAAACCAATTAATTTTTTAATTGTCTTTAGTATTACACTAATTGCTTTTTTGTTGTTGCCTTTTAAATACCCTAATAGTGTAAATCCTAACCTTACTATTTTGGCTAATTTGGGTGTTTTTCTATTAGTTTTTTTGTCTGTATTAGTACTTAATTTTATAGTTTCTAAAAATTTATTATCTCAACAAAATAATTACGAAATCTTACTTTTTGCTTTGTTTTTACTGGCTGTTCCTCAGGCGTTTTTAAATTACAAAATAGTCATTTCTAATTTTTTTATTCTATTAGCCTTGAGGCGTTTAATTAGTGTTAGGTCTAAAAAAGAAGTAGTCAAAAAATTGTTTGATAGTGGCTTTTTAATCGGGATTTCAGCTCTGTTTTATTTTTGGTCAATCTTGTTTTTTCCTTTAATATTTATTGCCTTGCTTCTCTTTTCAGAAACAACAGTTAAGTATTATTTAGTTCCTTTTGTTGGTTTGGCTGCTATTGCGGTGATTGCTATTTGCTTTTCAATTGTAATTTATAACGATTATTTTTTAGCATTACCTATTGATACTGCAGTTAATTTTAATTTCAATAATTATAATTCGTTGCAATTTATCACAGCGATTACAATGATGGCTTCTTTTGGGATTTGGTCCTCTTTATTTTATTTAAGAGATATTAAAAAGAAAATGCGAAGCTACCGACCATCGTACAAGATCTTGTTTTTAACATGTGTGTTTGCGGCAGTGATAGTTGTTTTTGCGCCTGTAAAAAACGGGAGTGAGTTTTTATTTTTATTTGCACCACTATCGGTGATAGTAACTAATTACATAGAAACGATAGAGGATAAATGGTTTAAAGAATTGTTTTTGGGGCTATTAATTATTATCCCAATAACGTTATTAGTGCTGTAATTTTACACCAAAGGCCAAATCACCTGCATCACCTAATCCAGGAACAATATAACCTTTACTGTTTAATGTTTTGTCAATGGCAGCAATCCAAAGATTAGTGTTCTTTGGTAAATTGTCTTCTAAAAATTGGACGCCAACTTCTGCGCCAATTGCAGCTACAATATGTATGTTTTTTGGTGTTCCAAAAGGTTGTAAAGCTTTAAAAGTAGCAATCAATGATTGTCCTGTTGCTAACATTGGATCGGCAAGTATTAGTGTTTTTCCTGTAAGATCTGGACAAGCTAGGTATTCCACCACAATTTCAAAAGATTCAGGACTATCTAAGTGATGTCTATAGGCAGATATAAATGCATTTTCAGCTTTATCAAAATAGTTTAATAAGCCATTATGGATAGGTACTCCTGCTCTGAGAATAGAACATAAAACCACATCGTTTTTTGGGACTAAAGTTTCAGTAGTCGCTAAAGGTGTGGTGATTTTTTTTGTTTCAAATTCTAAGGTCTTGCTTAATTCGTAACCTAAAACTTCTCCAATACGTTCAATGTTTCGTCTAAACCGCATACTGTCTTTTTGGACTGTAACATCTCTGATTTCAGATATAAATTGATTTAAAACAGAGTTTTCTTTAGATAAATTATGAATATGCATGACTAACGGTTCTTTAAAGAGTAAAGTTACTCTATTATTTAAAAAGCCAAAATGTGTACCGACAAAATTCAGTTTAATTTATGTAATTTTACAGTCTTAAAAATAAGAACATGTTTACAGATAAAGCAAATACCATATTTCAGGACGTTATAAAAAAGTATCATATCATCAATACAGTGGATCAGCCTTTTACTAATGTTTATGATAAGAGCACCCATTTATTAGAACACCTTTTATACAGAAAATGTTGGATTGATACTGTGCAATGGCATTACGAGGATATTATTCGTGATCCTCAAATAGATCCTGTTGCTGCTTTGACTTTAAAACGTAAAATTGACGCATCAAATCAGGATAGAACGGATATGGTGGAATATATTGATAGTTTTTTTTTAGAGCAATATAAAGATGTGAATCCTAAAAGCGAAGCAACTATCAATACCGAAAGTCCGGCTTGGGGGGTTGATAGATTATCTATTTTGGCATTAAAAGTATACCATATGGAAGAAGAAGCAACTAGAGCTGATGCTTCTGATGCCCATAAGGCGGCTTGCCAAATAAAGTTTGATATTTTATTGGAGCAACGTGTGGATTTAAGTACTGCAATTGATACCTTATTAGCTGATATCCAAAAAGGAGATAAGTATATGAAAGTGTATAAGCAGATGAAAATGTATAATGATGAGGAGCTTAATCCCGTTTTACGAAACCAAAAATAATATAACACTTGTCTATTTGATAATTCTGTAATAGATGTCAAAAACACCAAAACATATTTTAGTCATTCGTCTCTCAGCAATGGGAGACGTCGCTATGACTGTTCCTGTTTTACGAGCAATGGCTCAGCAATACCCTGACGTTAAATTAACGGTATTAACACGTCCCTTTTTTGCGCCTTTTTTTAGAGATATAAATAATGTAGATGTTTTTCCTATAGATTTAAATGAAAACCATAAAGGTGTTTTAGGACTGTTTAGGTTATCAAAACAATTGAAAAAACTAAATATTGATGCTGTTGCAGATCTTCATAACGTTTTACGAACTAAAATTTTAAAGGTATTTTTTTTTGGTAATAAGTATAAACAATTAGATAAAGGGCGTCAAGAGAAAAAAGAATTGGTTTCAGGTGAGCGTTTTGAGGCTTTAAAAAGTACCCATC
This portion of the Olleya sp. Bg11-27 genome encodes:
- a CDS encoding DUF6341 family protein, which produces MKDFFEAIQSLFVDVLFAPYDALRALELESWWAANFMSWIFITIGFVAFIYWMIQLKAHAANNEEDKSISSHSYL
- a CDS encoding DUF6427 family protein; translation: MITTIFSKSKPINFLIVFSITLIAFLLLPFKYPNSVNPNLTILANLGVFLLVFLSVLVLNFIVSKNLLSQQNNYEILLFALFLLAVPQAFLNYKIVISNFFILLALRRLISVRSKKEVVKKLFDSGFLIGISALFYFWSILFFPLIFIALLLFSETTVKYYLVPFVGLAAIAVIAICFSIVIYNDYFLALPIDTAVNFNFNNYNSLQFITAITMMASFGIWSSLFYLRDIKKKMRSYRPSYKILFLTCVFAAVIVVFAPVKNGSEFLFLFAPLSVIVTNYIETIEDKWFKELFLGLLIIIPITLLVL
- the upp gene encoding uracil phosphoribosyltransferase — encoded protein: MHIHNLSKENSVLNQFISEIRDVTVQKDSMRFRRNIERIGEVLGYELSKTLEFETKKITTPLATTETLVPKNDVVLCSILRAGVPIHNGLLNYFDKAENAFISAYRHHLDSPESFEIVVEYLACPDLTGKTLILADPMLATGQSLIATFKALQPFGTPKNIHIVAAIGAEVGVQFLEDNLPKNTNLWIAAIDKTLNSKGYIVPGLGDAGDLAFGVKLQH
- a CDS encoding DUF4254 domain-containing protein, encoding MFTDKANTIFQDVIKKYHIINTVDQPFTNVYDKSTHLLEHLLYRKCWIDTVQWHYEDIIRDPQIDPVAALTLKRKIDASNQDRTDMVEYIDSFFLEQYKDVNPKSEATINTESPAWGVDRLSILALKVYHMEEEATRADASDAHKAACQIKFDILLEQRVDLSTAIDTLLADIQKGDKYMKVYKQMKMYNDEELNPVLRNQK